AGCCCATTTTTATGGTTGTCTGACGGAACCAACGCGTCTATTTATTGTGCAACCGGAACGGTGTCTAATCCAACCTTATCTAATTTTCAATGGGATCACATTGCCGTAACGTGGCAGAGCGGACCGGCTGGGCAAGTCCAATTCTTTATTAATGGAGCGCCAAGCGGTGTGACGCAAGGCAGTACGGCTAACCCAATTATTTCTCCTAAAGATGATATCAATATTTCTAAGCGTATCATCGGCGCGGTTGACGATACCGTCAATTCAGGCGTGTTTACTGACAGTGACGGGCCAAATTCATTTCCGTATAGCTTATCGCTAGATAATTTTTACGTTTATAGTTCTGCTTTAGATGTGGCTCAAATTAGTAACGTTATGTCAGGCTCAACTCCGACTTCAAGCGGTTCGCCTATCTGCGGCAACGACTTACTTGAGCTAACTGAGCAATGTGATGACGGCAATACGGNNNNNNNNNACGGTTGTTCCAGCGCGTGTCAAAATGAAAGTACCAGCGGGCCGCCACCTGGAGTTCCATCGCCTTCGGCTTCAACCAGCTTGGCGTGTAATTGGTCGCATAGTTTTGAGAACTGCACCGGCGGCCTTAATGACTGCAAGGACGGTCAAGTTGGCGGACAGCCGGCCGGGCCGAACTGGACATATAAGTTGGTTAAACCGGTGCAAAATAACCCAAATCCAAGTCCAGCTAGTATTAGCGTGAATCAATCCATTGTTCAAGACGGAACAAAATCAGCCAGAAGTTATGTGCCGTTCGCTCAAGCTGAAGATGGCGGCAGCACGAGTAAAGCCATGGTCGCTCGCAAAGGTTTTGACTTTAGGCGGGGCGATACAGTAGTTTCAGAGGTCTGGTATTATATACCAAGTAGCTCCACTGGCCGAGTAACAGTGATGGATTTTGAGGACAGTACTCAATCAGGCAATCCTGGCTTTAGATTGCAGATTGAAGATAGCCCGTATCGGGTAACAGTAAACCGCGACAAGCTTGGTCCATACGGGGTAGAAAGAGGGGATTATGTTTATCCCAAAGATAAGTGGTTTAAATTTACTGCCGTTGTGTATGTAGCTGAAGGTAGTGCCGGTAACGTCAAGGTTTACATTGACGATAACTTAGCTTTGGATTCATATGGCCCTACCATTGTATCAGGAATTACCAGTTTTGACACAGTACAGATGACATTAACCGCGCGCGTAAATACACCTTTTGAAATGTATTCTGATAACGCTCATATTTATAGCGTTGGCCCAACTTGCGGCGCTCCTGTTAGCCAAGGCGGATCGTCGGTGGCGGTTTGCGGTGACGGCATCTTGGGTAGCGGAGAGCAATGTGACGACGGTAATACTAATAATTGGGACGGCTGTTCCAGTGCCTGCCAAAATGAAAGCGTAAATATTGCTCTAAACGAATGTGATAATTGGCAAACTGTGCATCCGGATTGGATGTGGTGTGACGATTTTGAAGATACCAGCTTAACTTTGAATCAAAAATACACCGATATTTATTATGATCCGCCAGATTCAACGCCGCTAGCGGTAATATCAACTGATGGCGCGAATGGTTCTAATTCGGTCAAAGCGCATTATCGTGTGGGTGATATTTCACCCGGAACATTACGCCGCGGGTTTGGCCGGGCGCCATTTAATCACAATAATTATCAAAGCGGACCGCAGTTTGACACGCAAGATTACCGTCAAATTTATTGGCGCTACTATGTTAAGCACGATAATCCGGCCGGGTTTCAAGGCTGGCCGGACAAGAGTTCGCGCGCCTTTATCACGGCGTCGGGTGATCCGTGGGGGCCAAACGCGATGATGGGGCATATCTGGAGTAGCGGCACTAATTCCCCATATCTTTCAACCGATCCGGCAAGCGGCGTTGATAGCACCGGCAATGTTGTCACGACTAAATGGAATGATATCAATAATTATAACTGGCTTGGACTGCAAATCGGTAACGACCCGATGCTTTCCAATCAGTGGCATTGCATTGAGGGGCGCATTAAGCTAAACGATGCGGGACAAACTAACGGCCAATTCCAGTATTGGCTTGATGGCGTACAGCAAACAAGCCATACAAACCTTGATTGGGTAAATTCTTGGTCAAATTACGGTTTGAACGGCGTGATGTTAGAAACCTATTGGGGCGGAGGGTCACCAGTGGCACAGGACCGGCTGTTTGATTCATTTGTGATTTCTCAAAATAGAATTGGTTGCGTGCCAAATGTTCCTACCGGACCGGCTTGTGGTAATGGTACCTTAGAGCCAGGCGAGCAATGTGACGATGGTAACACTACAGGTGGAGACGGTTGCGACTCCAGCTGTCAAATTGAATCTTTGGCCCAATGCGGTAACGGCATCATTGATTCAACCGGTGGAGGAAGCGGCGGAGGCTGTGAGGCGTTAAGTGGTACTTGCTATTACGCCGCCCCAGGGGCTACTGGCACAGGTACGGAAGCGAGTCCAGGAGAACTTAGAGCGATGATTAATGCCGCATCAGCCGGGGATTTTGTCTATCTTAGAAATGGCACCTATGGCGCAGTCGGGAGCACCCAATATAATTGTTTAAAACCAAAGTCGGGAGTAACTGTTAAGGCATATCCTGGCGAAAGCCCAAAGATTATTGCGTCAAATTCCACTCAAAATTTATGTGAAAACGATTGGGTTAGTTCCATCTTTTACATTCAAAATGCTAGCGACGTGACAATTGATGGATTAGAATTACAAGGCGGGTTTGTAGCCGGTATTATGGTTGGATACAATAACGCCAACACCAATAACATTACTGTTACCAATAATACTATTCATAATGTCAGAACTGATGATAATGGCGCGGGTGTTTACATAAATCGCGGCAATAATATCTTAGTTGAGAATAATTTAATTTATGACGTCGTTCATACCAGCGGTCAGCCGCAGGCCGCGGGGGTTGAATCATTTGGCGGAACGGGAGCGTATTACGTAATAGGTAATGATATTGGCGATGTTGATTACGGTGTGCGAGATAAACATGGTAATGGTTCCGCACCGTCACGACTGATTCAGTACAACCATTTCATTGATATTAGAAATGGGGCGAGTGCTTGGATTAATACACCAAACACAGTCATAGCCGATAATATTTTTGAAAATTCGCAGTGGGCGCAATATCTCCTTGGTGAAGACGCTGGTGGTTACTGTGATGCGACTAATGTTCAAGTTCTAAGGAATACCAGAATTGCCGGCAGTAACACTATTAACGGTCATTACGATTCGTGTAATATTTCAGGCGAAGTGCAAATTGATAATAGCTGGCAGGGTGGTCCAGGTGCCGATCCGTGCTTTGTTGGTAAGGACGCTACCTGTCGTACCGGCGGCGGATCTGGTAGCGGCACCTTGGAACAGTGTGACGATGGCAATACCGCTAGCGGCGATGGTTGTAGCACAAGCTGTACCATTGAATCAGGATATTCTTGTACCGGTGAGCCAAGCGTGTGTTCGGCCAGTCAAGTGTGTGGCAATGGTACGCAAGAAGGAACCGAGCAATGTGATGATGGTAATACGGTTACCGAAAGCTGCTCATACGGCCAAGCAACGTGTACGGTTTGTGGGTCAAGTTGTACTAATGTTTCAAGTACCGGGCCATACTGTGGTGATGGCAACACCGATTCGGCTAATGGTGAAATTTGTGATGATGGCGTCCTCAATGGCCAGCCTGGACAGTGCGCGGTAGATTGTGGTTCCACCGTGCAGCTTTGTGGTAATGGCGTTAAACAGGGGACAGAAGAATGTGATGGCACTGATGGCGTTGGAGTGAACCAAGGCTGTAGCGGTTCGTGCACCTTAGTTAATTTAACTTATTGTGGCGACGGCATTAAGCAAACGCCGAACCAAGTCGGTACGGGCGGGTCGCTTAACGACGGCAATGAACAATGTGACGATAGCAACGGTACCAACGGCGATGGATGTTCCAGTAGTTGCGTGATTGAATCGTTAGCCGGCTACAGCCACCTTAAGCAAATAATTGTGGATAGCAGCAAGGTGCCTAGTGACCAGCAAAACTTTCCGGTGCTAATCAACCTAACAAACGCTGATTTGAGAACCGTCGCCAATGGCGGGCAGGTTACAAATAGCAACGGTTACGATATAGTTTTTGCGACCAAGAATAATATTTTACTAAATCACGAAATTGAATCATACGATCCGGCAACCGGAAAGATCGTGATGTGGGTTCGTGTGCCAGCACTATCATCAAATGCCGATACTGAACTGCGAATGTTCTACGGCAATTCGGCTATTACCGCATCACAAGAAAATGCGACCTTGGTGTGGGATAGCAACTACACCGCAGTGTGGCACATGGATACTTCGTCATATAGCGATTCAACCGGGAATGTGGCGAACGGTACCGCTAATGGTTCTTTGGGGCCGGGCGTTGGCATTAACGGCGCGTATGTTTTTAACGGCGGATACATTGACTATGGCGTGACTTCGCAAATGCAAGGGTTGGCGCAGATGACTTTTGAAGCCTGGGTTAATCTTGATACTATCGTTGGCTTTGACCCAATTGTTTCCCAACATAATGGATTTTTTGATCTCGGCGGACCTGGTAGCGTATTTTGGTACGGGATTGATAATGGCCAACCGCGGCTTGGGCTTGCCAACTCGGCCGGGTTTGCCAAAAGCTCGCTGGTTTTAACTCCAGGCATTGCAAGCCACCTTGTGGCGACGTTTAATAATGGTACCGTTTCTTTCTATCTGAATGGGCAGCTTTGGGATACGGTAAATAGCAGTGACCTGGCATCGGGTGTTTACAACGGTTCTTTGAGAGTAGCTGCCCAGCAAAATGTGACGACCAACCGCTTCGGGGGCGGCATGGACGAAATTAGAATGTCTCAAACCGTTCGGTCTGCCGATTGGATTGAAACAGAATATAACAATCAATCAAGCCCTAGCACTTTTTACAGTGTTGTGAGTGTCAATTAGTTTTATTTATGAGCTAAATGCGTTATACTATAAAGGGTAGGAACCCCAGGGGAAACCATAGATCCGCAATCCTCCGTATGGAGGATTGGGAGGAGACGCCGCAAACGGCGGGTATGTACCCTGTGATGACTCCCTGCCTACCGGACAGGCAGGCTCGGCTCGGAAAAGAAAATGTGTGCATTTTCTTTTCTCTCGCCCTACGTCGTCAATAAAAAGTAAATAATAATATACGAATATGTTTGATGATGACAAATCACAGCAATTGCAGCAGTCAGGGGGGCAGCCTAATCCAGTATCATCTCCAATCCCAGTTCCAACGCAGCCATTATCTGGCGAGGCAGGTCAATCGCCAGGTTCGGCTAGCCCATTAATGCCGGGCCCACCCAAGACACCAACACCAACACCGCCCTCTACGCTAGCTGCTATGCCAAGCCCTCCACCGCCACCTCCGCCAGCTGACTCAAAACAGCCAACCCCACCAGCTTCTCCTGTTCCGCCTCCGCCCGCGCCTTCATCCCCGTCGTCAGGCGGTTTAACTCCACCGCCGCCTCCGCCCGCGCTTAAACCTCCCACTGATTCAACTTCGCCAAGTTCATCGCCTAAAACAGAACCATCAGACGGCGGTACGGCGGAAGATATTTTATCTGGCGTAGATAAAACTCCACCGTCAACCACACCTGCTTCGCCAAAAGTTTTAACTTCTGACGGTCCGGTCGATCCGAATAGGGCTGGTCCGCCGATACCAACGCCGCCGATTGAAGCCGAACCGCAAGCCAGTGGCCGTAGAATTATATTAGTGATATTAGGCATTGTGTTGGGTGTAGTCGTATTAGCGGTGGCTGGTTACTTTGTGTATTTAAGATTTTTTGGCGCGACTTTACCGGATGAGCCGAATGTGACAACGCCTGCCCAAACTACTTCTCCGACACCAGATAATCAAGCCAATGTAAATAGTAATACAAATGTCAATGCGGCTACGCCTACCCCACCGACTCCTTCTGAGCCCGCCCCGCCAATTGCGGTGGATACCGACAGTGACGGTTTGACAGACGAGGAAGAAAGTACTTACGGCACTGACCCAACCAAAGTTGATACGGATGGCGATGGGTTGTATGATCGCGATGAAGTTAAAATTTTTAAGACCGACCCTAATAACGCCGACACTGATGGCGATGGGTTTTCGGACGCTGACGAAATTAGGGCCGGTTACGACCCCAAAGGTCCAGGTCGATTATTGGAAACCGAATAACCCAACTGAAAATTTAAATGTTTGGAATTGACTCTAAGTCAAAGAAGTCAAAGGTTAAGGCTCCCAAGCGCTCTCGGCGCAAATCTGAGATGACGACATTGCCGCCCGATTTAGACAGGCGTATTCATGTGATGCCAAAGGAGTTTTACCAAAGGGTTAAGCAATCCAACACTAAATTAATGGTTATTTTGATTGTGGTAGTAGTTGTGCTGGCTTTAGTTTTTGGTTTTGGCTTTTGGTTGACGCAAACTTTAAGGCAAGTTAATACGCCGCCGACAACTCCAACGCAAAATGTCACAAGTGAAGTCAATGCTAATACTCAATTGCCAAATGTTTCCCCGCCAGTGACTAACACGAATCAATCTCCGCCGCCTAGTAATATTAATGTCAATGCCAATCTCAACATTAATGCTAGCCCGCCAACGCCTCCGTCGACTGCCGCACCTCCCAGCCCGACGCTTGGGAATGATATTGATGCTGACGACCTGCTCGACCCCGAGGAGGTCTTGTTTGGGTCTAGCAGAAATAATAGCGACACCGACGGTGACGGGTTTAGCGATATTGAAGAAGTGCTTAACGGTTACGACCCTAGTTCGTCCCAAGATTTAGTTAGCGCCGGCTTAGTTAACGTTTTTCAAAATGAGACGATTGGCTATCAAGTTTTAATTCCTAAGTCCTGGGGTGCGCCGAGGCGTTCATCAAGCGATCGTTTAATCATCGTGATTATTCCAGGTGGCAGTAAGATAGAAATTCAAGTTCGCGATAATACGACGAATTTGACACCGGCTGGATTATTTTTCAATTTGTTGCCGCAATCTAAAAGCCAGCAACTATCAATCAACAATAATACTATATTGTTAAGTTCTGACAAGCTCAACGCTATAATTATGCCCGCAGAAAATTCCAGTTCATATTATTTTGTAACTTATACTTTGGGGACAGATAATGTGATTAGTTATCCGAATGTTTTGGAAATGATGGTGAGGAGCTTAAAATCAATTTAATGATTGAAATTGAAGTTAACCAGAAGGTTGGAAAAGTAAAACCAAAGGATTTTTGGGTCAAATTGGTTAAAATAATTGTTCGAGAATTAAATTTGAAAAAATCAGGCCACGTATCCTTAGCTATTGTTGGGCAAAAAGAGATGAGAAAATTAAATTTCACTTACCGCGGCATTAATGCGGCAACTAATGTTTTAAGTTTTCCGGAGGCTGAAGTTAAACAAAAAATTGATAGGTTGGACGAAAATTATTTAGGTGAAGTTGTATTGTGTTGGAGTTATATTAAAAATCAGGCGACTGAGCAGAAAGTTGAATTTGATTTGATGTTAATTTGGTTTTTTATCCACGGCGTGTTACATTTGTTGGGCTATCAACATGATTCCCAAAAACAGTTGATGATTATGGAATCATTGGAGCACAAAATATTAGCCAAAATTTAATGAAGCCAAAAATATTGTTTAAAAGTTTTCGTTACGGCTTGCAGGGTTTACGTTGGGCGTGGCAACATGAGCAAAATTTTAGGATTGAGCTTTTTATTTTTGTTTTAGTTATTTTAGCGGCTTTGTATTTTAATCTTCCGGCTTGGCAGTGGATTGTTTTACTTTTAGTATCCGGCATGGTGCTAGTGATGGAATTAATTAATACCATTTTTGAACGAACGATTGATGTGATTCAGCCCCGCATTCATCATTATGCCGAGCAGGCTAAAAATGTTATGGCTGCTGCGGTCTTATTGGCTACCGTTGGGGCGGTAGTTATAGGTTTGATCATTTTTGTGCCACATATTGCGGCCAAGCTTAGCTCGTAAAATTGTTTATTGTCTGTTATAATAATATTTAACCGATACATAATTTGATTTAATTTACATGCCTAGAAACGAAATTATTGCCGGATTAGACATTGGTTCAACTAATGTACGTTTGG
This genomic stretch from Candidatus Buchananbacteria bacterium CG10_big_fil_rev_8_21_14_0_10_42_9 harbors:
- the ybeY gene encoding rRNA maturation RNase YbeY — its product is MIEIEVNQKVGKVKPKDFWVKLVKIIVRELNLKKSGHVSLAIVGQKEMRKLNFTYRGINAATNVLSFPEAEVKQKIDRLDENYLGEVVLCWSYIKNQATEQKVEFDLMLIWFFIHGVLHLLGYQHDSQKQLMIMESLEHKILAKI